One window of Metopolophium dirhodum isolate CAU chromosome 3, ASM1992520v1, whole genome shotgun sequence genomic DNA carries:
- the LOC132941920 gene encoding probable methyltransferase-like protein 15 homolog isoform X2 yields the protein MKAFLRQLLTKSRTKLVRQHNSRPHKPVLLEEAISYLSPQKGHNIIDMTFGAGGHTERILQENDTTVVYCLDRDPTACAMAKQLSERYPNRVIPLKGKFSDLPVLLKNLGCKMNSFDGILFDFGASSMQFDTASRGFSISKNGPLDMRMDPEEQTITAAEVLAKADQSDLYKIFKVYGEEKQSKKIANAVIEARYLFKPLKTTRDFCELVQNVCDNEMRSDMLHRPSHPATKVFQALRIFVNNELNEINHSIVLASHYLKMGGVMVTVAFHSLEDTIVKRHIQGLR from the exons atgaaGGCTTTTTTAAGACAACTTTTAACAAAATCAAGGACAAAATTAGTACGCCAACACAACAGCAGGCCTCACAAGCCAGTACTGCTCGAAGAAGCAATTAGTTATCTATCACCGCAGAAGGGCCACAACATCATAGACATGACATTCGGTGCTGGGGGACATACAGAAAGGATTCTGCAAGAAAATGATACAACAGTTGTTTATTGTTTGGACAGAGACCCAACTGCATGTGCCATGGCAAAACAACTTTCTGAACGTTATCCAAACAGAGTGATACCTTTGAAGGGTAAATTTAGTGATTTGCCAGTTCTGTTAAAAAATTTAGGATGCAAAATGAATAGCTTCGatggtattttatttgattttggtGCTTCTTCTATGCAATTTGATACGGCTTCCAGAGGCTTTTCAATTAGTAAGAATGGCCCTTTAGATATGCGAATGGACCCCGAAGAACAGACAATTACAGCAGCAGAAGTGTTAGCGAAAGCTGATCAATCAgatctttataaaatatttaaagtatacgGAGAGgaaaaacaatcaaaaaaaattgcaaatgcTGTAATCGAAGCAAG gtatttatttaagcCACTAAAAACTACACGTGATTTTTGTGAGCTTGTGCAAAATGTTTGTGATAATGAGATGAGAAGCGACATGTTGCATAGGCCATCTCATCCGGCTACCAAAGTGTTCCAAGCGTTACGCATATTTGTCAACAATGAATTGAACGAGATCAACCACAGTATAGTGTTGGCGAGCCATTATTTGAAAATGGGCGGAGTCATGGTGACGGTTGCTTTTCATTCTCTCGAAGACACCATAGTGAAACGGCATATTCAGG GCCTACGATAA
- the LOC132941920 gene encoding probable methyltransferase-like protein 15 homolog isoform X1: protein MKAFLRQLLTKSRTKLVRQHNSRPHKPVLLEEAISYLSPQKGHNIIDMTFGAGGHTERILQENDTTVVYCLDRDPTACAMAKQLSERYPNRVIPLKGKFSDLPVLLKNLGCKMNSFDGILFDFGASSMQFDTASRGFSISKNGPLDMRMDPEEQTITAAEVLAKADQSDLYKIFKVYGEEKQSKKIANAVIEARYLFKPLKTTRDFCELVQNVCDNEMRSDMLHRPSHPATKVFQALRIFVNNELNEINHSIVLASHYLKMGGVMVTVAFHSLEDTIVKRHIQGNINENMANTLPLKYINPMQAYDKEFMDVVNDSCWHQIHKHVITPSVEEVESNPRSRSARLRAAIRIK from the exons atgaaGGCTTTTTTAAGACAACTTTTAACAAAATCAAGGACAAAATTAGTACGCCAACACAACAGCAGGCCTCACAAGCCAGTACTGCTCGAAGAAGCAATTAGTTATCTATCACCGCAGAAGGGCCACAACATCATAGACATGACATTCGGTGCTGGGGGACATACAGAAAGGATTCTGCAAGAAAATGATACAACAGTTGTTTATTGTTTGGACAGAGACCCAACTGCATGTGCCATGGCAAAACAACTTTCTGAACGTTATCCAAACAGAGTGATACCTTTGAAGGGTAAATTTAGTGATTTGCCAGTTCTGTTAAAAAATTTAGGATGCAAAATGAATAGCTTCGatggtattttatttgattttggtGCTTCTTCTATGCAATTTGATACGGCTTCCAGAGGCTTTTCAATTAGTAAGAATGGCCCTTTAGATATGCGAATGGACCCCGAAGAACAGACAATTACAGCAGCAGAAGTGTTAGCGAAAGCTGATCAATCAgatctttataaaatatttaaagtatacgGAGAGgaaaaacaatcaaaaaaaattgcaaatgcTGTAATCGAAGCAAG gtatttatttaagcCACTAAAAACTACACGTGATTTTTGTGAGCTTGTGCAAAATGTTTGTGATAATGAGATGAGAAGCGACATGTTGCATAGGCCATCTCATCCGGCTACCAAAGTGTTCCAAGCGTTACGCATATTTGTCAACAATGAATTGAACGAGATCAACCACAGTATAGTGTTGGCGAGCCATTATTTGAAAATGGGCGGAGTCATGGTGACGGTTGCTTTTCATTCTCTCGAAGACACCATAGTGAAACGGCATATTCAGGGtaatatcaatgaaaatatGGCTAACACTCTACCCTTGAAGTATATTAACCCCATGCAGGCCTACGATAAAGAGTTTATGGATGTGGTTAATGACAGTTGTTGGCATCAAATCCACAAGCACGTGATCACTCCAAGTGTTGAAGAGGTTGAATCAAATCCTAGAAGCAGATCAGCACGTCTCAGGGCGGCCATTCGCATCAAATAG
- the LOC132941922 gene encoding uncharacterized protein LOC132941922 — MSIKKLYGVPAIDFVKKFVDKYKSEIDSDLKFIIGWYTVNKSRNLHVLILYETTSEESAASILLLSKCDFDPLRRQKNPNILDFVYTIQSRRRKGYAAQLVTKAQQDFQFTVFCKNDETSNLFAKLKCIKNDSLTKSTNLDVFRWDMACKN; from the coding sequence ATGTCTATCAAAAAACTTTATGGCGTTCCCGCAAtcgattttgtaaaaaagtttgttgataaatataaaagtgaAATCGattcagatttaaaatttataatcggTTGGTATACCGTAAATAAGAGCCGTAATTtgcatgtattaattttatatgaaacaaCGTCTGAAGAATCTGCTGCATCAATCCTCTTACTTTCAAAATGCGATTTCGACCCACTGAGACGACagaaaaatccaaatattctgGATTTTGTGTATACAATTCAATCAAGACGAAGGAAAGGATATGCTGCTCAACTTGTTACAAAAGCTCAACAGGATTTTCAATTCACGGTATTCTGCAAAAATGACGAGACATCCAACTTGTTTgcaaaattgaaatgtataaaaaatgattctttAACTAAATCGACTAATTTAGATGTATTCCGTTGGGACATGGcatgtaaaaactaa